A single Dunckerocampus dactyliophorus isolate RoL2022-P2 chromosome 2, RoL_Ddac_1.1, whole genome shotgun sequence DNA region contains:
- the pfn2a gene encoding profilin 2a codes for MSWQSYVDNLMADGSCQDSAIVGYVDAKYVWAAHAGGTFNNITSQEIDVLVGKDRETFYTFGLTLGSKKCSVLRDSLQQDGDWTMDIRTKSQGGEPTYNISVGRAGKVLVLVMGKEGVHGGGLNKKAYSMAKYLRDSGF; via the exons ATGTCTTGGCAAAGCTACGTGGACAACCTGATGGCCGATGGCAGCTGTCAGGACAGCGCCATTGTTGGCTATGTGGACGCCAAATACGTTTGGGCAGCACATGCTGGTGGTACTTTCAACAATATCACG TCCCAAGAAATTGATGTCCTCGTAGGTAAAGACAGAGAGACCTTTTACACCTTTGGTCTCACTCTGGGCTCGAAGaagtgttcagtgctcagagacagcCTCCAGCAGGACGGAGACTGGACAATGGACATCAGGACAAAGAGCCAAGGAGGAGAGCCTACATACAATATCTCCGTGGGACGAGCTGGAAAAG TTTTGGTTCTTGTAATGGGCAAAGAAGGGGTCCATGGAGGCGGATTGAATAAGAAGGCTTACTCAATGGCAAAATACTTGAGGGATTCAGGCTTTTAA